Proteins encoded together in one Neobacillus sp. FSL H8-0543 window:
- a CDS encoding signal peptidase I — MQKVIEMKPKTIIKWTGNIITILLFLLLMLTLFVVISSEVSGGEPQVFGYQLKTVLSGSMEPEIKTGSIIAVKPGGEMTRFKKGDVISFITEKRVLVTHRIEEVINYGDQVSYRTKGDNNETADPNSVLSNNVIAKYTGFTVPYLGYIANFSKTKLGISLLMFLPGILLIGFSGFTIWTTISQLVRKDDKSSEKSNIEKPI, encoded by the coding sequence ATGCAAAAGGTGATTGAAATGAAACCTAAAACGATCATAAAATGGACCGGCAATATTATAACAATCTTATTGTTTCTATTATTAATGTTGACGCTCTTCGTTGTCATATCTTCCGAAGTTTCTGGGGGTGAACCTCAAGTTTTTGGATATCAATTGAAAACTGTACTTTCTGGGTCGATGGAACCAGAAATAAAAACAGGTTCAATTATTGCCGTAAAACCTGGCGGGGAAATGACGAGATTTAAAAAGGGTGATGTAATTTCATTTATAACTGAAAAAAGAGTACTTGTTACCCATAGGATTGAAGAAGTAATTAACTATGGTGACCAAGTGAGTTATCGGACAAAAGGTGATAATAATGAAACGGCAGATCCCAATTCTGTCTTATCAAATAATGTAATCGCAAAATATACAGGTTTTACAGTCCCATATCTTGGCTATATTGCAAATTTCTCAAAGACTAAACTAGGTATCTCCTTACTTATGTTTCTTCCAGGAATTCTACTAATAGGATTTTCAGGCTTCACTATTTGGACGACAATTTCTCAACTTGTAAGAAAGGATGATAAATCATCTGAAAAAAGCAATATTGAAAAGCCTATTTAG
- a CDS encoding DegV family protein, which translates to MSKIKIVTDSTMDMPLDMAEQLGIVVVPLSVTINGETYLDRVEIDAAEYMDMMKKADELPKSSQPSAGAFLEVYDRLGDEGYEVLSLHMTGKMSGTVRSAESAAQMTKTKVTVVDSMFISLALQFQVREAVEMAKKGKSMEEILERLDKVRMNSKLYIMIDTLENMVKGGRIGKGKAFIGSLLNIKPIASLEGAEYNPVAKVRSHSQVVKWLAKQFTEDVNGKNILGVGLVHAEALGLATKVKEAITEITGYNNISIGTTGPTISTHTGPGTIALMYYFE; encoded by the coding sequence ATGAGTAAAATTAAAATTGTAACTGATTCAACAATGGACATGCCATTAGATATGGCGGAGCAATTGGGTATTGTTGTTGTGCCATTGTCAGTAACGATTAATGGAGAAACCTATTTAGACAGAGTGGAAATAGATGCAGCAGAATATATGGATATGATGAAAAAAGCAGATGAACTGCCAAAGAGCTCTCAACCCTCAGCTGGTGCCTTCCTTGAAGTGTATGACCGACTCGGAGACGAAGGATACGAAGTGTTATCGTTGCACATGACTGGCAAGATGAGCGGTACGGTACGCTCTGCTGAAAGCGCTGCCCAGATGACGAAGACCAAGGTGACTGTTGTTGATTCGATGTTTATTTCATTGGCCCTCCAGTTTCAGGTAAGAGAAGCGGTGGAGATGGCGAAGAAGGGTAAGAGTATGGAGGAAATCCTTGAGCGCTTGGACAAGGTCCGTATGAATTCAAAGCTATATATCATGATTGATACCCTTGAGAACATGGTTAAGGGTGGCCGGATTGGTAAAGGGAAGGCCTTTATTGGATCATTGCTAAACATTAAGCCGATTGCATCGCTCGAAGGTGCGGAATATAATCCAGTAGCGAAGGTTCGCAGCCATTCTCAGGTCGTAAAATGGTTGGCCAAACAATTTACCGAGGATGTTAATGGGAAAAATATTCTCGGCGTAGGACTTGTACATGCTGAAGCTCTCGGACTAGCAACGAAAGTAAAAGAAGCAATCACTGAAATAACGGGATATAATAATATTTCAATTGGTACGACCGGTCCAACAATCAGTACTCATACTGGACCAGGGACAATCGCGCTAATGTATTATTTTGAATAA
- the tapA gene encoding amyloid fiber anchoring/assembly protein TapA: MIKIRYTRRKKFKKKNWIMVLTAQIIVISYLFTLSTGIITSGTEAYFYDNSQVISNIQAGSWENVWDKSSFKFLNGNTDQVIESCDQKEISVTITNMGSNMEGPSRYEVYYISKGNPKDGEKVAEGVIQPITANQSGVLKFTASDSGAYKFRAFQRPFHANKPERQDLWSETITITCQSKSDNNSEQTPIVPAQDIPANTETTPTEAAKNEQPVEYSPSDSNVIKEEVESIIIQNAKGD, translated from the coding sequence GTGATTAAGATTAGGTACACAAGGAGAAAGAAGTTTAAAAAGAAAAATTGGATAATGGTATTAACCGCTCAAATCATAGTTATTTCTTATCTGTTCACCCTATCAACGGGCATAATAACTTCTGGCACTGAGGCATATTTTTACGATAATTCACAAGTTATTAGTAATATCCAAGCAGGTTCTTGGGAGAATGTCTGGGATAAAAGCTCTTTTAAGTTTCTAAATGGAAATACTGATCAAGTCATTGAAAGTTGTGATCAAAAGGAAATATCTGTAACCATAACAAATATGGGAAGTAATATGGAAGGACCTTCACGATATGAGGTCTATTACATTTCAAAAGGGAATCCAAAGGATGGAGAAAAGGTTGCAGAAGGAGTAATACAACCGATTACAGCTAATCAATCAGGTGTTTTAAAATTTACCGCTTCTGATTCAGGAGCCTATAAATTTAGAGCGTTTCAAAGACCATTTCATGCAAATAAACCGGAAAGACAAGATTTATGGAGTGAAACAATCACAATTACATGCCAGTCTAAATCTGATAATAATAGCGAGCAAACTCCAATAGTACCTGCCCAAGACATTCCAGCTAATACAGAAACAACCCCAACAGAAGCGGCAAAGAATGAACAGCCAGTTGAGTATAGTCCGTCTGATAGTAATGTAATAAAAGAAGAAGTTGAATCCATAATAATACAGAATGCAAAAGGTGATTGA
- a CDS encoding HypC/HybG/HupF family hydrogenase formation chaperone yields MCVGVPAKVVKKMEYSAVVDVMGSQTTVGTIFVPEVELGDYVIVHAGQAMSIVDESYARQSVEEWRKLVDARNSETVQ; encoded by the coding sequence ATGTGTGTTGGAGTCCCAGCTAAGGTAGTAAAAAAAATGGAATATAGCGCAGTCGTCGATGTCATGGGTTCACAAACAACAGTGGGAACGATTTTTGTACCTGAAGTCGAGTTAGGTGATTATGTGATTGTTCATGCCGGCCAAGCGATGAGTATCGTTGATGAATCCTACGCAAGACAAAGTGTTGAGGAATGGAGGAAGCTCGTCGATGCTCGAAATTCTGAAACAGTCCAATAA
- a CDS encoding TasA family protein — protein sequence MKKIISFLIINMLAITLVFTVKLSQISAAINTQEIDIATSPEKILFNVTNLKPGDWAERTFTIINNGKQDFKYLSSSNLKEGSKEFYNELLLKVSDKDKVLFDGKMNDFNKFDPRFIAKNGSEQLFFKVVVPEELGNEFQGLEAEVEFKFYVEGTLGGVLPADGPKLPNTGTDMFNILVAGAVLVLSGTILQFVLVLRRKTAKHG from the coding sequence GTGAAAAAAATAATTAGTTTTCTGATAATCAATATGCTGGCAATTACTCTTGTATTCACGGTAAAATTGAGTCAAATCAGTGCAGCTATTAATACTCAAGAGATTGATATTGCCACTTCACCTGAAAAGATCCTATTTAATGTAACTAATTTAAAACCAGGTGATTGGGCAGAACGTACCTTTACCATTATTAATAATGGTAAACAGGATTTTAAGTATTTGTCGTCTAGTAATCTAAAAGAAGGTTCTAAAGAATTTTACAACGAACTCCTGCTGAAAGTTTCAGATAAAGACAAGGTTTTATTTGATGGGAAAATGAACGACTTTAACAAATTTGATCCTAGGTTTATCGCGAAGAATGGTTCTGAACAACTATTCTTTAAAGTTGTAGTACCAGAGGAATTAGGGAATGAGTTCCAAGGCCTTGAAGCAGAAGTTGAATTTAAATTTTATGTAGAAGGTACCTTAGGCGGGGTCCTGCCTGCAGACGGACCTAAACTGCCTAATACTGGAACCGATATGTTTAATATTTTGGTAGCTGGTGCAGTATTAGTTCTATCAGGCACTATCTTACAGTTTGTTCTAGTATTGCGAAGGAAAACTGCTAAGCATGGTTAA
- a CDS encoding DUF2535 family protein produces the protein MLTKSLEFKNAVGQKVKVTEIPVLAQDSTYKFMIQVRLQAFISTIYREKKPQKCYSFREYLKKVMKWPDYEQLFKVGELKNNA, from the coding sequence GTGTTAACCAAAAGCCTAGAGTTCAAAAATGCAGTTGGACAGAAGGTTAAAGTTACGGAAATTCCTGTATTGGCGCAAGATAGCACTTATAAATTTATGATCCAAGTCCGTTTACAGGCATTTATCTCGACAATTTATCGTGAGAAAAAGCCCCAAAAATGCTATTCCTTTAGAGAGTATCTAAAAAAGGTCATGAAATGGCCTGATTATGAACAACTGTTTAAAGTTGGAGAATTAAAGAATAACGCTTAA
- the hypD gene encoding hydrogenase formation protein HypD translates to MLEILKQSNNPEICKPLVEAVIQIAKEFQRVFGRKPAFMEVCGSHTMALARTGVKPCLKDFVNLISGPGCPVCVTDQRSIDAMIALAEGENRIICTFGDMMRVPGSNKTLLDSKIAGKDIRVLYSPVDAVQVAEDSPDKEVIFLGVGFETTIPIMTLMVAEAEKREITNFSIWMTTKLVEPVLRYLLDAGEVNLDGFLLPGHVSIVLGEDSYKYLVDEYHISGVITGFETAELLAGIYKSIDLALKGKPAIINNHPAIVTKTGNQTIHQWMDKYLTKSDEAWRGIGVIPNSGLDLRADYDRYNAKKRFSVEVGEPRKTKCRCGEVIRGLISPNECSLFGKACHPMNPIGPCMVSAEGSCAATYQYMRESS, encoded by the coding sequence ATGCTCGAAATTCTGAAACAGTCCAATAACCCGGAAATTTGTAAACCATTAGTGGAAGCTGTGATTCAAATAGCCAAGGAATTTCAGCGAGTGTTCGGACGCAAGCCTGCCTTCATGGAGGTGTGTGGATCGCATACGATGGCGCTTGCACGAACAGGTGTGAAACCGTGCCTGAAAGATTTCGTCAATCTGATTTCTGGTCCTGGCTGTCCGGTCTGTGTGACAGACCAGCGTTCGATAGATGCGATGATAGCCCTTGCTGAAGGCGAAAACAGGATTATCTGTACGTTTGGCGATATGATGCGGGTACCTGGCTCAAATAAAACATTGCTAGACTCAAAGATTGCTGGCAAAGATATACGTGTGTTGTATTCACCTGTGGACGCGGTTCAAGTTGCGGAAGATAGCCCAGACAAAGAAGTCATCTTCCTCGGTGTAGGCTTTGAAACGACGATTCCGATTATGACTTTAATGGTTGCCGAGGCAGAAAAGCGCGAGATTACTAACTTTTCGATATGGATGACGACCAAGCTTGTCGAACCTGTACTGCGCTATTTATTGGATGCAGGGGAAGTAAATCTGGACGGTTTCTTGCTTCCTGGCCATGTATCGATTGTCTTGGGCGAGGATTCTTACAAGTATTTAGTGGATGAATACCATATCTCAGGAGTGATCACGGGGTTTGAAACCGCTGAATTACTAGCTGGCATCTATAAATCAATTGATTTAGCTTTAAAAGGTAAGCCAGCAATTATCAATAATCATCCAGCAATCGTCACAAAAACTGGTAATCAAACGATCCATCAGTGGATGGACAAATACTTAACAAAATCCGACGAGGCATGGCGTGGCATTGGCGTCATCCCAAACAGCGGTCTGGATTTAAGGGCAGATTATGACAGGTATAATGCGAAAAAAAGATTTTCGGTCGAAGTTGGTGAGCCTCGTAAAACTAAGTGCCGCTGTGGTGAAGTCATTCGGGGCTTGATATCCCCTAATGAATGTTCACTTTTCGGTAAAGCCTGCCATCCGATGAATCCAATTGGTCCCTGTATGGTGTCGGCCGAAGGAAGCTGTGCGGCAACCTATCAATATATGAGGGAGAGTTCGTGA
- the hypE gene encoding hydrogenase expression/formation protein HypE, which produces MEKYISLAHGDGGELSYRLIRDLFVEAFNEEKAAMFDAAEITLSRRQIAVSTDSFVIKPIFFPGGSIGKLAVAGTINDLAVSGAKPAFLTCGFVIEEGFPIADLKRIVTDMANEARKTGVTIVAGDTKVVERGSADGVYINTTGIGIYEPNVGCTLEFQEGDAIIVSGTIGDHGIAVLAARGELGITVPIESDCCSLNRMLGAVLQHTSGVRIMRDPTRGGLATTLVEIAEDFSLTMEINEIDLPVKEEVHGVCDLVGFDPLYIANEGKAIIIVAAEEKDKVLDIVREFPEGQDAVVIGSIISKQKGQLLLETPLGSKRLLNRLTGTMFPRIC; this is translated from the coding sequence ATGGAGAAATATATCAGCTTAGCGCACGGTGACGGTGGAGAACTAAGCTATCGCTTAATTCGCGACTTATTTGTTGAAGCGTTTAACGAAGAAAAAGCCGCTATGTTTGATGCGGCAGAAATAACGTTGTCAAGGCGTCAAATCGCTGTATCGACGGACTCATTTGTTATAAAGCCCATTTTCTTCCCAGGAGGTTCAATCGGTAAGTTAGCTGTCGCTGGCACGATTAATGACCTTGCAGTAAGCGGGGCAAAACCAGCCTTTTTAACTTGTGGTTTTGTCATCGAAGAAGGGTTTCCGATAGCTGATCTAAAGAGAATTGTAACCGACATGGCGAATGAAGCTAGAAAAACCGGAGTTACTATTGTTGCCGGGGATACAAAAGTGGTTGAACGCGGCAGTGCTGATGGTGTCTACATAAATACTACAGGAATAGGCATCTATGAGCCAAACGTTGGCTGCACCCTAGAATTTCAAGAAGGGGATGCGATTATTGTTTCAGGGACAATTGGAGATCATGGCATCGCTGTCCTAGCTGCAAGAGGTGAACTAGGAATTACCGTTCCAATTGAAAGTGACTGTTGTTCTTTAAATCGAATGTTAGGAGCAGTTCTTCAACATACCAGCGGAGTAAGAATTATGCGTGACCCAACAAGAGGAGGTCTAGCAACAACGCTTGTGGAAATAGCGGAGGACTTTTCGCTCACAATGGAAATTAATGAAATCGACCTGCCAGTGAAGGAAGAAGTTCACGGTGTCTGTGATTTAGTAGGCTTTGACCCGCTTTATATTGCCAACGAAGGAAAAGCGATAATTATTGTCGCCGCGGAAGAGAAGGATAAAGTGCTCGATATTGTGCGAGAATTTCCAGAAGGTCAAGATGCCGTTGTAATTGGCTCAATTATCAGCAAACAGAAAGGTCAACTATTACTGGAAACACCACTCGGCTCAAAACGTTTATTGAATAGATTAACAGGAACAATGTTTCCGCGAATATGTTAA
- a CDS encoding CalY family protein, whose protein sequence is MSTKKRLGLGLATAALGLSLIGGGTYAYFSDTADVQAKFANGTLVLNAQPTTIIDVNNLKPGDWMNRSFKLKNAGSLDIHKILLKTTYNVIDANGNNTEDFGKHIRVNFLLNGDKIDTIIFWTTLDQLKTMTPDAIENDIFIPWLEERGGKLPAGTSDELYVQFQFVENHQDQNQFQGDKLDLTWTFEGYQGHGVEK, encoded by the coding sequence ATGAGCACTAAGAAAAGATTAGGATTGGGCTTAGCAACCGCAGCGCTTGGTTTGTCACTAATCGGTGGGGGTACATACGCATACTTTAGCGACACTGCCGATGTTCAAGCGAAATTTGCTAATGGTACTTTAGTCTTAAATGCTCAACCAACAACCATTATTGATGTCAATAATTTAAAACCAGGAGATTGGATGAACCGTTCTTTCAAATTGAAAAACGCTGGTTCTTTGGACATTCATAAAATACTATTAAAAACTACTTATAATGTTATTGATGCAAATGGAAATAATACAGAGGATTTTGGTAAGCATATCCGTGTAAACTTCCTACTTAATGGAGATAAGATAGATACTATTATTTTCTGGACAACATTAGATCAGTTAAAAACCATGACTCCCGACGCAATTGAAAATGATATTTTTATTCCATGGTTAGAGGAAAGAGGGGGAAAGCTTCCAGCTGGAACATCTGACGAGTTATATGTCCAATTCCAATTTGTTGAAAATCATCAAGACCAAAATCAATTCCAAGGGGATAAGTTAGATCTTACTTGGACATTTGAAGGCTACCAAGGTCATGGTGTAGAAAAATAA